Within the Telopea speciosissima isolate NSW1024214 ecotype Mountain lineage chromosome 4, Tspe_v1, whole genome shotgun sequence genome, the region TCCATGTCACCAACATCGAAtcttatttaaatttaaatgCAAATTATTCAAATAAACATCTTTCATATTCATGTTAACATCCCAAATCACCAAAATACTTTCGAACTATTAGTCCAaatgacaaaaagaaaatttaaatctCTAGTACTTGTCTCTATCTTCAATATCATCAACTTTTCCAATTCTTAAATGAGTTCCTACACATTGAACATTGtgatattttcaattaaaatgaaacaaataacACCCTTAAGTTGAGCTTCAAAAGGatatgaaaccctaacccttaaGTGAGTTGTAATTCTGGAACTTAAAATCTTGATTAAATCTCATTATCTTAATGATTTAAATCTCAATGACTTAATCTTCAATACTGTTTAGTGATaataattagggaaaaagaatgttgtttgaTCGTGTTTCTcttacgcccagacacaggatcACACAAAACTACTATCCAAACTCTcctgaaattaaaaatctcatctGTGTTGATGCTCTTGTGTGCATTCTCATTAGTCCCTGCGTTGGTGCAGGGGTTATAAGATCAAACAAAAATCTCTTGCCCTAACAATTAATAATATAACTAATAATCCTtggtttttctttgtaattacaACATAATCTTTATATATAAGTTGTAACTATGTATTAATcaaccccaaaaataaataatttaagcATATTAAATGGGTCCTAATTGTTTTGATTATAGTCGGTTTCTTATTCAGTTTTGGGTTTGGACCCATTGCAAAACTCGTCATAGGTCCCAAAACCAATTCCTACAACCATCCCATTTAATGATAGAACAGGTCAGTTATGGGTTTTGATGATTCGATTCCGATACAGTTCTCAGATCTGGACCCAAAATGACACCTCAAATTGAAACCCTTGACTTCAACTCTCAAGTTTGAAGGTCGGTAGATGGGGAGATGGGGTTCCATTAagctccaaatcctgaaaagaTCATTTCACGTACACCTATGTCTGGTCATAGGGGTGGTATGTGCAACACGATCAATTGGCCTTCTCTTtaccagtttttttttctcaaaaaaatataatatttaagGATTAAGTTTTCCGTGGAATAGAGAATCTCTTTTTCACTAGTGATCTGATCATATGATTGGACTCTTTGAACATTGTAACACTCCCATCCTAATTGATGCAGTCGAAAATATCCACTCCTAATGCAATCTGATGATACCAATGGGAGTGGATgtaaaaatcccttttcataACCATGATGTAGAGAAATTCGATCCATTATTTAAAATTGGGCAAGAGATGCTCTGTGGTTGTGTAGTGCCTGCACCAGTGCGGAGGCCAATGAAAGTATGCATATAAGGGCATCAAACATAGATGCAATTTTTGATTTTATGGGTAGCAAGATGGTACTTTTGTGCActcttgtgtctaggcatagaaACCACACAACCgggtagcattcttttctccTTTGAAATATCAAACACCCTAATTGATTAGATTTTAGGTTGTAATGTCATTTTAGTAGTTGCAAACCTGCGGGAAAAAAGAAACTTAACTTAAGAGGTAGCAATTGAATAGAAGTGAACAAGGCGTACTCAAGCAATGACGCTAGACATCATCATTTTTCAAACAATAACTGAAGAAAAACAATCGTTAATGATCATAGAAAGAAGGCAAATGGGGAGCAAAGGTCATCAATATAACTTCAACTTTTAGGGATTAGGCCATTAGGGTTTTTTCAAGGATTTGTGACTGCTCCTTATTAGGCGTTTATAATCTATAAACCTTATGTGATTGTATGGACTCTTGTTAGTGGATCTCATATGGGTTTTCTCTAGAATGGAATAGACAATAGTATGGAGCTGAATCTTGAATGTTGGGAAGTgaaaaaacaacatataaacaatCTTAGTATAGTTGAAATGTGACtcttgagatggatgagtgataaaattagaaaagataaaataaataacgAATAAATTAGAGATTAGTTTAGGAGTAGTTTCGATACTAATAAGTtacaagaaagtcgtttgagatgGCATTAACATATGTAACAGAGACCTTTGAATGCTCTAGTATGGAGAGGTTATTTGATTTAGATTTGAAGAACTATAAAAGCCAGGTGTATGCCCAAAACGATTCTAGAAGATGTGAGGAAAGACAATATTTATATTTAAGATTCATAATTCTCCCTAATAGAGGACGTCTTGAAAACTTTTAAGCGAGTTATAAGTGTCTCATTCATCCTCTCTCTATCCCATATACTTTGAATTGAGTTTACTTGTTTTCAAGTGCTTTTGTGTGAGTTCATGGGAATTCTCTTCTATTATTGCTTTAGCAAGTACAAGCCAAGTGTGTTTAGAAATGGCTAGTATGCGAGTGCAACAACCTTTAGAAAGGCCTGTGGGACTTTTTTATCTTGAAGACTGATTCGCAAGAATCTGATTTGCATTAGAAGACATCTACATTCTTAAGAATACTAACTAGTGGCATGACTCGGCCCCACCAATTCCTAAAGTTCATGTATTTTCAGGTTCGCAATGCCATGTATGGCATCTAAATTTGTTGTTATCAACTATGATTTGTCTACCGGAGAAAATAGATCCATGaaaccgaccccatttaattggacTAAGACTAAATTAGGTTTGTATCAAATCTACCCTAAAAAATATAAGGTttagagttccaaatcaaattcattagtagcatacctacaaaaaagATTAGAAGATCAAGCAAAAAGAAGTAATCAAAATAGCTATAACTGGAATCATTAGTGGTCTGATTATCTCCTGAAATGGATCATGGAACCCCTTTTGTTTCAAAGCGAAAAAGCACAACCTTTATTAATCAGTTTTcttaagttttaaattaaaaaagaagaaaaaatgagcAGAGAAAGTGTGTTTATGAACATCCATGGAAAGAAGCCTTTGGATTTGCAGTCCAATCTCttatcattataaaaaaatataaagagatagagaaaaaataagacaaaaagaGAACAATCCAAAGATCCTCTCATCTCCTCTCTTCAATGCTCATCACAtggttcttcagttcttctcttcCACAGATTTAACTTCTTTCCTTGGCTCCAAAAGTCACAAACTCCACCAACCACCATTATGAATTTATGGGTGCAGAGTGATAAATTATTataccatcttcatcatcactctcccctccatctctctcctcatcgGAATGATATTTCCGGTCATTTGACGCCGCCGGCACCTGTGCCGTCCAATCGAAATTAGCTAGAGAATCACGACCACTTGTGAACCGCTTCATCTGACCCAAAGAAGGTTGCTCCCTACCCTGAACCTGAACTGTTACTTCCCTATCAGAATCGTCAAACACAGCATCAGAATTATCAGATTTCCTATTCCGGAAAATTCTACGAATCCCCGaaaagggcttcttcttctttacttctccGGTAGACGATTCATGGAAATCCGGAGGAGAAGACAGAGTCTTGGATCTCACAATGAGCTTCTTCTGGTTCTTGTTCTTGAGCTTCTTGTGCTTGTGTTTGATTTGACCCATACAAGACACCTTTGGGGATGTGGGTTCTGCAGCATCGAAGCTACCACTCCTTGATTTCCTGCGAGCTTCGGCTGGAATAATGGATATGATGGGACCAGAAAAACCTTTGCAGGGATGGTTGGCTTTGAATTTGCTCCAATTCTCGGACCTCTTTTCAGGACCAGGGCTGATGGGTGTGGCTCCAGCTATGAATGAGAAGATTTTCCCCTTTGATCTTGCTGGTTTCTCCATGGAAGTAATCGAATCAGATCGGTCTCTGCTTTTtgattctttctctttctctctcgtgAATCAGAATCACACAAGTATTAAAGTATAAACTATAACATCATCGGGATtcaggaattaaaaaaaaagaatggattTAGAAATCAAAAGGACTTGTGTGTGTTTGTCAACAGATAATGATGCAATCCAATTACTTATTTACCTTATTTGCTAATCTCTGATctactgagagagagagagagagagagagagagagagaggtggtttGGTCAAAGACGAAAGGGTTCTTGTCTGCTAGTCCGCCGACTGGAAATCAATATCTGTTTTATCCAATAAAAAGATGTCGGTGATGAGGAGCCGATGAGCGATCAGATTTGCTTGCTACGCGTATCAAATGAAATGATGAGAAAAGGTATCTATTTGAACCGGCTGGGTTTAACCGTTTTCCAACCAAGgtttcaaaacatggaatcGGGGATGGGTAGTACCGACTCTGATTCGATCTGGATTGGAATTTGTTAGAATTGGTGATTAGATTTTTTGGGATCAAGAATCAGCAGTGTTGAATCAGTTAGAATCAATATCAGTCGCAATTAATTCCGATTTGAATTGGCAGATTTGACCGATCTGATTCTGGTTTCAAGAACGTTGGCTGCAACTTTCATTCGGAACAAGGATGTCCTACCCAAGTAATTGGAAACGATGGGTTGAATCGgcgaaaaaaaaaccctaaaatcttcCAAATGAACTAGAATTGAGATCTACCACAGCCAATTCAATCCCAATTCTTCTGAACGTGCTAACCTATGGCACTTGGTAGCATgatttgaggaattggtatcggattaGCCAATTTGTATGGTATAAGGAGGAACCAATTTATATTGGTATTGATAagaccaataccgattcctagGTCAATCTGTATCAATTTATCAATATAGACCAAGggtaaaatgttaaaaaataaaaacaatttttaaatgaaattaaGGGCAAATCCATTCGATACGGATCAATCCGGATTGGAATCTGCCGAGATCATTACCGTATCCCATACCGATTATTAAATCCCTACTGCATTGCATCAGATTTGAtctatttcccttttttatatCAATTTCTTTCAATCTTTGAATAGGATCCTATTCACCAAGGGGTTGGAGAAGGCGAGAATAagtatcaagagggtattttgaaacatacaaaATCTTAGGaaggatttgtgaaccctaggattgTGGGAAACTTTCCTCCACAGGTGGAGccgtggagggaaacttagtccttgATACTTTCTCAATTCAATTTTTGATAGGTATATCTAATCAAACGAGGGAGGTAGATGGGTATACTTTCCTCCACCGAcggtggaaaaaaaatttctctattACAATTTATATTTTTAAGGACCTAGTTTTGGTATTGGCCAATACATATTAAAGACCTGTGTCAATCAGTCAATAGAACCAACCAGCACCAACCGATTGACAAGCCTACTTACGGGAAAGCCATCAAGGAATTAACTTATTAAAAAGGATTGAATATTATAGATCTCAAACTATAAAACTCCTTTATGCACACCTGAGGTCAAAAGCTTGATGGATAaattataaaaggaaaaaagatctctacttggtggtgttttctaaacCCTTTCACAGGATATCGTGAGATGACATCTCAAC harbors:
- the LOC122658013 gene encoding uncharacterized protein At1g76070-like, which codes for MEKPARSKGKIFSFIAGATPISPGPEKRSENWSKFKANHPCKGFSGPIISIIPAEARRKSRSGSFDAAEPTSPKVSCMGQIKHKHKKLKNKNQKKLIVRSKTLSSPPDFHESSTGEVKKKKPFSGIRRIFRNRKSDNSDAVFDDSDREVTVQVQGREQPSLGQMKRFTSGRDSLANFDWTAQVPAASNDRKYHSDEERDGGESDDEDGIIIYHSAPINS